DNA from Helicobacter pylori:
AAGCGTTGATCATGTTTTGGAATAAAATCAAATGCGTTACCTCATCTCTTTGGATAAAACGAATCATTTGCGCTGAGCCTAGCATTTTACCGCTCCTAGCCAGAGTGTAAAAATAACTAAACCCGCTATAAAAATAAATTCCCTCTAAAATTTGGTTAGCAAAAAGCGCTTTGAGAATGTTTTCTTCTGTGGGGTTTTTGGCTAATTCCATATACACCTGTGCGATATAATCGTTCTTGCTTTTTAATTGCATATCGTTACGCCACATGTCATAAATTTCTTCAGTATTGGCGCTAATGCTTTCTACCATCACCGCATACGCATGGCTGTGTAGGGCTTCTTCATAAGCTTGACGTACCAAACACAAATTGATCTCAGGACTGGTGATAAAGGGATTGATATTGTCAATCAAATTATTGGCTTGCAAGCTATCCATGAAAATGAGTTGCGCTAAGGCTCTGTCATAGCCGATCTTTTCTTCTGCGCTCAATTTCAAATAATCCCTTTTGTCATCGTTCATGCTCACTTCTTCAGCAAACCAGGTGTTAGCGAGCATCGTTTTCCACAAATGATCCGCCCATTGATACTTGATCTTATTCAAATCAAACATGCTTGTAGGATTGCCCCCAAAAATCTTTCTTTCATTCACACTTTCTGTAGAATTAGGGTTATAAATCTTTTTGCGTGAAACTTCCATTCTGTTCCTTGTTTTCCTTAAAACTATCTGATATAGTCTCGTTAGAATACCTTAAAAGAATTTAAAACTCCCTAAAGCCAGAAAAAACTCCAAATTTTAAAAAACTTCAATTTTTCAGTATTTTTAAAGGATTAAACAGCTAAAATACTGCTTCTTTATTTTTTACTCTTATGCATGCGATGGCGTGCGGTGTGCGGAAGTGGCGAAATTGGTAGACGCACTAGACTTAGGATCTAGCGCCGCAAGGCATGAAGGTTCGATTCCTTTCTTCCGCACCATTTCATCAACGAATGGGAAGCAAAAGATTAAACAAAACAATCTAACTCAGTTTGATTAAAAGGCATGCGGTGAATAAAATTTTAGAGGAATGACTAAGATTTGAAGCCCTAAATGAAACCCATTCTATTAAAACCCTCAAAAGTTTTTAAAACGCCATGAGCGATGCTTTTCACGCTCTCTAAATCTAAATTCGCATGACAAGGCAAGGAAATTTCAGCGTTATAAAAATCCTCTGCGCTTTTTAATGGGGCTGTGTTGAAGAGCTGTTGATACAATTGGTACTGGTAAATGGGCTTGTAATGCACTTGAACTAAAATGCCAAGTTTGTGCAAACTTTCTAAAATGAGTTTTTTGCATGTAAAAAATTTTTGGCACATTAAAATAGGATAAAGGTGGTTAGAGCTTTGGTGTTTTAACAAGGGGTGTAGGGGGGTGAAATAAGGGTTATCTTTAAAAATCTCATCATAGGTTAGAGCGATTTCTTCTCTTTTTTGCATTAAAAAGGGGGCTTTTTTAAGTTGGCTCAAACCCAAAGCGCTTTGGATTTCATTCAAGCGGAAGTTATGCCCTATGCTTTTGACTTCGCCTTCAAAAAAATCTTTTTTGAGCATGCCATGAGAGCGAAACGATTTCATTTTTTCATGCAATTCGCTATCGTTAGTAACGACCGCTCCCCCTTCAGCCGTGGTGATAGGCTTAATGGCATGGAAACTGAACACGCTCGCTAACGCAAAACCTCCTACTTTTTTGTTTTGATACTCGCTCCCTAGAGCATGCGAGCTGTCAGAAAGAAAACTCAAAGAATGCTTTTTGCAAAGCCTTTGAATGCTTTCTATTTCCACGCTTTTACCGGCATAATCCACGCTCACCATGGCTTTGGTTTTTTTAGTAATAAGCTTTTCTAGGGCCAATTCATCTATATTGCCATCGTTTTTAACTTCGGCAAATACGGGTTTATAACCGCTTTCTAAGAGCATGTTAGCCGTCGCTACAAAGCTTATAGGGGTGGTGATTATTTCATTACGATCAGCGTTAAAATCGCTAAAATTCCTATAGAGCGTTAAAAGGGCTGAAGTCGCGCTATTAAACACTAACGCATGCTTAACGCCCAAAAACTCGCATAAAGCTTCTTCAAATAAGAGAGAATATTTGCCCTGCGTGAGTTGTTTGGAATTTAAAACTTCTAAAACAGCCTTTTTATCTTCTTCGTCTAAACAAGGCTCGCTATAAGCAAACTTTTTCAAGCGAGCAAGTCTTGCAAGCGAGATGGGGTGATCTTGCTTGTGTCATGGACATCTTGGAATTTTTGAGCGTTCAATCTTGTTTTATCTAAGGTGTTGTATTCCTTGTTCAAATGATTCGTTTCAGCGAGCTGTTTTTTCCACTGGTGCAAAGAGTTTTGAATGCTTTCTTTTTCACTTTCTAATGATTTTGAAAATTTTTCCAAAGCCTTCGTGTCATCAATATCAATATTGCTAGGGAGTTTCAAACTATCGTTGCCTGATTTTTGGTTGAAAGAATCAATCGCTTTATCCAAACGGCTTTTAAAACGCTCAAAATCGCTTCGATCTTTTTCATTGTTATGAGCGTAAGATTTAGAAATCCCTACCAATTCTTTAGCGTCTTTATCCATGCCTTTTAAGCTTTTAAGACGGCTTTCTAAATCCCCTATGGCTAGGTTATCCTGCTTGGCTTGTTTGGCTAATTTGATCTTTTCATCATTCTCTGAAAGATTTTGAATTTCCTTATTTTCTTCTTTTCTTGCGTGCGGACTAACCCTTTGACTATGGTAATCCCTCATCGTTAAAGGCGGGTTATAATGATTTGAAATCTTAGACATCCTATCCTCCATTTCGTTTGATTTTCTTAAAGATAAGACAAGCAAACTCTATTCCTAAAATATTTTGATCCACTCAATTCTATCTAAAAATATTAATCTAACTCTAAAATCCTCTCTAACTCTTTGATGAGGTTTGCAATTTCTTTCAGTTCTTTAAGATTGAGGGTGAGCTTATCATTGACTTGATTATCAGGATTGATTGGCACCAATTGCTTTTTAAACTCATTTTGTTTCATACAATATTTTCTTTCTTTATGAATGTAATGGATTTCATCTTTTTTAAAAATTCTATAAAGCAATTGGTCTTCGCACACTCCTAAGCAAATCAAAAAATCATAGTTGTATCGTGGGTTTATACCATTGAATTGAAAAGTGTTGTTGGTTCTGCTTTTTGCGCTGTTTTGACCTCAAAAGACACACCGCTTTTTGTCATAATATCGTATTCATCATGAATAATGCCATCATTGATCACTTCATCTATAGCGTTAAAACTCTTCGCCAATCTGCCCTATAGCGTTGGCTTCAAAATCTCTAATTTTTGAAAAAATAGCGTTGTAATCTTGCCCTAAATTCAATTCTTTATGTTTTTTTTCAATAATTTTTAAAAAAGTTTGTTCCAAATCCATCAATTATCCTTTAAACTATCCAAATGATCATGTAGGGCTTGAAAAATATGGCTTTTTCCTAAATGATAGCAAGAATTAGTCGCTAAACTTGCGTATTTTGTCCAATCAATTTCTTTGAATAGTTTTTTTAATTTAGCGTTTAAAACCTTGTCAGCACTGGTGAATACCACAGCAATACCAGATTGATACTTAACTTCTTCAAAGTTCTCTACAATTTGTGTGCTTTTATAAAAAGTTGATGAAATGTAAAAAGACGCTTTTTGATTAAAAATCCACTCTTTACCGCATTCTCTGTTTTTAGCCAATGAAACCGTGAAAACCTTGATATATTCGCCAAAGGGTTCTTTATGGCGATTCTTATACCAAGAAAATTCATTTTTTTTATTTTGATACTTTTTACTCCAAATTTGAAACACGCAATGCACATCCACTTCTTTATTTTTAAAATCTATAAACGCATTTTTTTCTAAGCGTTCGCTATAAAGCAGATTTAAACCTTTCACACGATACTTAATAGAGCCTTTTCCTTGACTTTCAAAGAACATGGGTAGGATAAAACACACAAAATCACAATTTCTAGCATGGTTGATAAATTCTAACGCCATAACCCCACGATGCCCAAAAGGAGGGTTGCCCAAGCAAATCACTTTTTGATGTGTGGGCAATTTATAATTTAAAAAATCGCATTGAATGAAACCATCTCTTTTAGGTTCAATATCTATACCGATGCGTCTATTTTTAGGGAATAAGTCATAAAACACCCCATCGCCTGCGCTTGGCTCTAAAAAAATAAAGTCATCTGGATTTTCGTATTTTTTAATAACTTCACAAGCTTTTTGGAAGCATTTTAAAGCCACACTAGGTTTAGTGAAATACTGATCTAGAACATTGCTAGAATTTTCTTTCATCTCATTGCCATTGACATAGCGTTTAGAGGTAATTTCTTTAAACAGGGTTTGCATGAAAAAATTTTACTACAAAATTATAAAACTTAATGCTGACTTTTTCTGATCGCTTAAAACCCTTAAATCATGCTTAAGAAAATCCTTAAAACTTAAAAATTTTCTTCTAAATACTTCGTGTGGATTTTTGCTTGCCTGAAATCCGCATTTTCAAGCATTTCAATATGAAAAGGAATGGTCGTTTTAATGCCTTCTACTTTAAATTCCTTTAAAGCCCTTTTCATCTTAGCGATCGCTCTTTCTCTGTTTTCACCCCACACGATGAGCTTGCCAATCATAGAATCATAGTTCGTAGGCACGACATAATTGGCATGCGCGTGCGAATCAAGGCGCACATTCACCCCACCAGGGGCGATCCATTCAGTGATTTTACCCGGGCTTGGGTAGAATTTTTTAGGATCTTCTGCCGTGATTCGGCATTCTATCGCATGCCCTTTGAGAGAAAAGCTTTCTTGTTTGGGCAATTTTTCGCCTTGAGCGATTTTAATCATCCACTCAATGAGGTTTAACCCGCTCACCATTTCGCTAATGGTGTGTTCCACTTGCAAACGAGTGTTCATCTCCATGAAATAAAAATCTTTCATGTTAGAATCAAGCAAAAATTCAAAAGTCCCAGCCCCCACATAGCCGATGTATTTAGCGGCCTTAATCGCTGTTTCTAGCAAACGCTTACGAACGCCCTCTTCTAAAACCACCGCCGGGGTTTCTTCAATGAGCTTTTGCTGGCGTCTTTGCACCGAACAATCCCTTTCGCCCACATGAATGACATTGCCATGCTTGTCGGCTAGAATTTGGACTTCAATGTGCTTGGGCTTGTTGATGAATTTTTCTAAATACACGCTCCCATCGCCAAACGCGCTCAAAGCTTCTGTTTCTGCGGCTAGATAAAGGTTTTTAAGCTTGGATTTATCTCCTACGACACGCATTCCCCTTCCGCCCCCACCAGCGGCCGCTTTAATGATGACAGGATAACCGATTTTATCAGCGATTTCTTCGGCTTCCTGATAGCTTTTAAGCAGCCCTTCACTACCCTCAATCACAGGCATGCCGGCTTCTTTCATCACGATTTTGGCTTTAGCTTTATCGCTCATTAAAGCCATGACTTTCGCGCTTGGGCCAATAAATTCCAAAGAATGGTGCGAGCAAATTTCTACAAAGTTTTGATTTTCACTCAAAAACCCATACCCGGGGAAAATCGCATCGGCTTCAAACAATTCCGCCGCGCTGATGATCGCAGGGATATTCAAGTAACTCTCGCTGGATTTTGCCCCCCCTATACACACTTTTGCGCTAGCCGTATTGAGGTAGTGGGCGTCCTTGTCAGCGATAGAATAAATGGCTATGGATTCTTTACCCATTTCTTGAATGGTTTGGATCGCTCTTAAAGCGATCTCGCCTCTATTAGCGATCAAAATGCGTGAAAGCTCTTTTTTTTCTACCTTTTTATTTTCTTTATTCATGGGTTTTAAAGCTTTTCCACTTTGATGAGTTTTGTGCCGTATTCTACCGGCTGAGCGTCTCCCACTTCAATAGAAACCACCTTACAAGGGTATTCCACTTCAATTTCATTCATGATTTTCATCGCTTCCACAATGCCAATAATTTGCCCTTTTTTAAGCGTATCGCCCGCTTTGACATAAGGCTCAGCCCCAGGGGAGGGCGCATGATAAAAAGTGCCTACCATGGGCGAAAGCACGAAATCTTCTTTTTTATCCACAATAGGGGTGCATACCATAGGCACAGGGGTTTGAACGCTTGGCATGCTCGCTTCTACCATGATGGGGGCTTGGATGGAGGTTTGAGAATGAGCGGGATTTAGCGCATTTTTTTTCGCATAAGCGGATTCTTTATCCAAAACCAACTCAAAATGCTCATGCTTTAATTTCAAATGCCCTAAATCAGAAGCTTTAAATTCTTTGATCAACTCTTCAATTTCAGAAAGGTTCATAACGATCTATTCCTTATATTATTTTAAAATATGCCACAAACACATAATCTTACTAACCATAAGCGTTTTTAGCAAAAAATTATTGTTATAATAACATAATTATTAACAAACTTTAAAGGCTTTGTGCGTATGGGATTAAAAGCGGATTCTTGGATTAAAAAAATGAGTTTAGAGCACGGCATGATTAGCCCTTTTTGCGAAAAACAAGTCGGTAAGAACGTGATCAGCTATGGTTTGAGCAGTTACGGGTATGATATTAGAGTGGGGAGTGAGTTCATGCTCTTTGATAACAAAAACGCTTTAATTGACCCTAAAAACTTTGATCCTAACAATGCGACTAAAATTGATGCGAGCAAAGAGGGTTTTTTTATCTTGCCCGCTAACGCGTTCGCCCTAGCCCATACGATAGAGTATTTTAAAATGCCTAAAGACACTTTAGCGATTTGTTTAGGCAAAAGCACTTACGCCAGGTGCGGGATTATCGTGAATGTTACGCCTTTTGAGCCGGAATTTGAAGGCTACATCACGATTGAAATTTCTAACACTACTAATTTACCGGCTAAAGTCTATGCCAATGAGGGGATCGCACAGGTGGTGTTTTTACAAGGCGATGAAGTGTGCGAGCAAAGCTATAAAGACAGAGGCGGTAAGTATCAAGGGCAAGTGGGCATCACTTTGCCTAAAATTTTGAAATGATTTGAAGAAAGATAAAAGCATTTATCCTTTGGGCGTTGTTTATTTTTTAATACAAACAATAC
Protein-coding regions in this window:
- the accB gene encoding acetyl-CoA carboxylase biotin carboxyl carrier protein translates to MNLSEIEELIKEFKASDLGHLKLKHEHFELVLDKESAYAKKNALNPAHSQTSIQAPIMVEASMPSVQTPVPMVCTPIVDKKEDFVLSPMVGTFYHAPSPGAEPYVKAGDTLKKGQIIGIVEAMKIMNEIEVEYPCKVVSIEVGDAQPVEYGTKLIKVEKL
- the dcd gene encoding dCTP deaminase; this encodes MGLKADSWIKKMSLEHGMISPFCEKQVGKNVISYGLSSYGYDIRVGSEFMLFDNKNALIDPKNFDPNNATKIDASKEGFFILPANAFALAHTIEYFKMPKDTLAICLGKSTYARCGIIVNVTPFEPEFEGYITIEISNTTNLPAKVYANEGIAQVVFLQGDEVCEQSYKDRGGKYQGQVGITLPKILK
- a CDS encoding ribonucleotide-diphosphate reductase subunit beta; its protein translation is MEVSRKKIYNPNSTESVNERKIFGGNPTSMFDLNKIKYQWADHLWKTMLANTWFAEEVSMNDDKRDYLKLSAEEKIGYDRALAQLIFMDSLQANNLIDNINPFITSPEINLCLVRQAYEEALHSHAYAVMVESISANTEEIYDMWRNDMQLKSKNDYIAQVYMELAKNPTEENILKALFANQILEGIYFYSGFSYFYTLARSGKMLGSAQMIRFIQRDEVTHLILFQNMINALRNERADLFTPQLINEVIEMFKKAVEIEASWGDYITQGKILGLTSSLIEQYIQFLADSRLSKVGIAKVYGVQHPIKWVESFSSFNEQRSNFFEARVSNYAKGSVSFDDF
- a CDS encoding acetyl-CoA carboxylase biotin carboxylase subunit, which encodes MNKENKKVEKKELSRILIANRGEIALRAIQTIQEMGKESIAIYSIADKDAHYLNTASAKVCIGGAKSSESYLNIPAIISAAELFEADAIFPGYGFLSENQNFVEICSHHSLEFIGPSAKVMALMSDKAKAKIVMKEAGMPVIEGSEGLLKSYQEAEEIADKIGYPVIIKAAAGGGGRGMRVVGDKSKLKNLYLAAETEALSAFGDGSVYLEKFINKPKHIEVQILADKHGNVIHVGERDCSVQRRQQKLIEETPAVVLEEGVRKRLLETAIKAAKYIGYVGAGTFEFLLDSNMKDFYFMEMNTRLQVEHTISEMVSGLNLIEWMIKIAQGEKLPKQESFSLKGHAIECRITAEDPKKFYPSPGKITEWIAPGGVNVRLDSHAHANYVVPTNYDSMIGKLIVWGENRERAIAKMKRALKEFKVEGIKTTIPFHIEMLENADFRQAKIHTKYLEENF
- a CDS encoding SAM-dependent methyltransferase; the protein is MQTLFKEITSKRYVNGNEMKENSSNVLDQYFTKPSVALKCFQKACEVIKKYENPDDFIFLEPSAGDGVFYDLFPKNRRIGIDIEPKRDGFIQCDFLNYKLPTHQKVICLGNPPFGHRGVMALEFINHARNCDFVCFILPMFFESQGKGSIKYRVKGLNLLYSERLEKNAFIDFKNKEVDVHCVFQIWSKKYQNKKNEFSWYKNRHKEPFGEYIKVFTVSLAKNRECGKEWIFNQKASFYISSTFYKSTQIVENFEEVKYQSGIAVVFTSADKVLNAKLKKLFKEIDWTKYASLATNSCYHLGKSHIFQALHDHLDSLKDN
- a CDS encoding Laminin subunit alpha-2 precursor, with translation MSKISNHYNPPLTMRDYHSQRVSPHARKEENKEIQNLSENDEKIKLAKQAKQDNLAIGDLESRLKSLKGMDKDAKELVGISKSYAHNNEKDRSDFERFKSRLDKAIDSFNQKSGNDSLKLPSNIDIDDTKALEKFSKSLESEKESIQNSLHQWKKQLAETNHLNKEYNTLDKTRLNAQKFQDVHDTSKITPSRLQDLLA
- the pseC gene encoding UDP-4-amino-4,6-dideoxy-N-acetyl-beta-L-altrosamine transaminase; translation: MKKFAYSEPCLDEEDKKAVLEVLNSKQLTQGKYSLLFEEALCEFLGVKHALVFNSATSALLTLYRNFSDFNADRNEIITTPISFVATANMLLESGYKPVFAEVKNDGNIDELALEKLITKKTKAMVSVDYAGKSVEIESIQRLCKKHSLSFLSDSSHALGSEYQNKKVGGFALASVFSFHAIKPITTAEGGAVVTNDSELHEKMKSFRSHGMLKKDFFEGEVKSIGHNFRLNEIQSALGLSQLKKAPFLMQKREEIALTYDEIFKDNPYFTPLHPLLKHQSSNHLYPILMCQKFFTCKKLILESLHKLGILVQVHYKPIYQYQLYQQLFNTAPLKSAEDFYNAEISLPCHANLDLESVKSIAHGVLKTFEGFNRMGFI